Proteins encoded together in one Triticum dicoccoides isolate Atlit2015 ecotype Zavitan chromosome 7B, WEW_v2.0, whole genome shotgun sequence window:
- the LOC119339624 gene encoding F-box protein At5g07610-like, giving the protein SLLRLRFRRSCYDLPSRTPAERLTDDVLVEILSRVPAKELCRCKCVCKHWLGLIHHPDHRKSLPQTLAGFFYGSSTTGERLLEPPFHFTTLSGDRRPPFDTSFTFLPNHRPPRVDLLDSCNGLLLCRRYDVSDGVVAFRYVVCNPATEKWVVLPNSGKATGEVATTCLGFDSALSSHFHVFELVHEHNYSQDTDLSGVAVYSSETGEWVYKEERWIGEATWLANRHSSASVFLNGLLFFCAFDLELFEYVAAVDTKGETWMKFSVPGGEVNDFGLADGFIQRSQGRLHYASFQRDKNGVAIRFVVYVLENYQGEPWILKHSIETSNIFGLRDLYLDGRFDFIAIHPECDLVFIIAGGITFMCYNMDNRQVNVISYLAGAKQLFLPYVPLYTESQSLHI; this is encoded by the coding sequence TCTCTCCTCCGTTTGCGTTTCCGCAGATCTTGCTATGATCTCCCCAGCCGGACGCCGGCCGAGAGGCTCACCGATGACGTCCTCGTGGAGATCCTCTCGCGCGTCCCCGCCAAGGAGCTGTGCCGCTGCAAGTGCGTCTGTAAGCACTGGCTCGGCCTCATCCACCACCCCGACCACCGCAAAAGTCTCCCCCAAACCCTGGCCGGCTTCTTCTACGGCAGCAGCAccaccggcgagcggcttcttgaaCCGCCCTTCCACTTCACCACCCTCTCAGGGGACCGCCGTCCTCCATTTGATACCTCCTTCACCTTCCTGCCCAACCACCGCCCGCCGCGCGTCGATCTGCTGGATTCCTGCAAcggcctcctcctctgccgccgctaCGACGTTTCCGATGGGGTTGTCGCATTCCGTTATGTCGTGTGCAATCCCGCCACCGAGAAGTGGGTTGTGTTGCCCAACTCCGGCAAGGCCACTGGCGAGGTGGCCACCACATGTCTGGGCTTCGACTCGGCCCTATCGTCGCATTTCCATGTGTTTGAGTTGGTACATGAGCACAATTATAGTCAGGACACTGATCTTTCCGGAGTGGCAGTGTATTCGTCTGAAACTGGAGAGTGGGTTTATAAGGAGGAGAGATGGATCGGAGAAGCTACCTGGCTCGCTAATCGGCACTCCTCGGCAAGTGTATTTCTTAATGGCCTTCTGTTTTTTTGTGCCTTTGACCTCGAGTTATTCGAGTATGTAGCTGCAGTCGACACAAAGGGAGAAACGTGGATGAAATTCAGTGTCCCTGGTGGTGAGGTTAATGATTTTGGTCTGGCTGATGGTTTTATTCAGCGGTCGCAGGGCCGCTTGCACTACGCCAGTTTTCAGAGGGATAAAAATGGTGTTGCCATCCGATTTGTAGTTTATGTTCTGGAGAACTATCAAGGCGAACCTTGGATATTGAAGCATAGCATTGAAACTTCAAACATATTTGGATTGAGAGATTTATACCTTGATGGGCGTTTTGATTTTATTGCGATTCATCCGGAATGTGACTTGGTTTTCATCATTGCGGGGGGTATCACATTCATGTGCTATAATATGGATAATCGGCAAGTCAACGTGATATCCTATCTTGCAGGTGCCAAGCAGCTATTTCTGCCTTATGTGCCGTTGTACACGGAGTCACAATCATTGCACATTTGA
- the LOC119340560 gene encoding 5-epiaristolochene 1,3-dihydroxylase-like — protein MENDAYYYLLALLPLLYLIRLYRASFGPRSHGLRLPPGPWQLPVVGSLHHLFGALPHRALRDLSRRHGPLMLLKFGENPVIIASSAEAAKEIMKVHDSIFCTRPMSSSVKVINELGRGIAFAPYGDHWRQMRKICYLELLSAKRISSFQPIREEEATRLIRSISSASQSEQVVNLSKMLAMYVTDTTVHAIMGGRFKEQDTLLRYVDEAVRLVRGFSLPDLFPSSRLALALSSTLRKAAVFRDSLMAFMDRVIGEHLERKSSDEPHQEDLMDVLLRIQGEDNLQFPLTMSNINAVTFDLFAGGSETATTTLQWAMAELMRNPSVMSRAQAEVRAAFMGQMKVFEEGLGELSYLQCVIKETLRLHTPGPLLMPRECQENCKILGYDVPKGTTVLVNAWAISRDPECWDEPEAFVPERFMSSVRDYKGNNFEFIPFGAGRRICPGMLFGIANIELALASLLFYFDWSLPDGILPSELDMTEAFGVTARKKVDLLLRPTAHVQLPR, from the exons ATGGAGAATGATGCATACTACTATTTgctagctcttcttcctcttctctacCTGATTCGGCTCTACAGAGCTTCCTTTGGCCCTCGCAGCCACGGTCTGCGGCTCCCTCCAGGCCCATGGCAGCTTCCCGTCGTCGGCAGCCTCCACCATCTCTTTGGCGCCCTCCCGCACCGTGCCTTGCGAGACCTATCTCGGCGCCATGGCCCTCTGATGCTCCTCAAGTTCGGCGAGAATCCGGTGATCATCGCCTCCTCCGCGGAGGCTGCCAAGGAGATCATGAAGGTGCATGACAGCATCTTCTGTACAAGGCCAATGAGctcatccgtcaaggtcatcaacgAGCTTGGCCGGGGGATCGCGTTTGCCCCCTATGGCGACCATTGGCGGCAGATGCGCAAGATTTGCTACCTCGAGCTTCTGAGCGCCAAGCGCATCAGTTCATTCCAGCCCATCCGTGAGGAGGAGGCTACCCGATTAATCAGGTCCATCTCATCTGCATCCCAGTCAGAACAGGTGGTGAACCTGAGCAAGATGCTGGCGATGTACGTGACGGACACGACGGTGCACGCCATCATGGGCGGCCGGTTCAAGGAGCAGGACACCTTGCTCCGCTACGTCGACGAGGCGGTGCGGTTGGTACGCGGCTTCAGCTTGCCTGATTTGTTCCCATCTTCGAGGCTGGCACTCGCTCTGAGCAGCACACTGCGCAAGGCCGCGGTGTTTCGGGACTCTTTAATGGCGTTCATGGACCGCGTCATAGGAGAGCATCTGGAGAGGAAGTCCTCCGATGAACCGCACCAGGAAGATTTGATGGATGTTCTCTTGAGGATtcaaggagaagacaaccttcagttTCCCCTCACGATGAGCAACATCAATGCAGTGACTTTC GATCTCTTTGCAGGTGGGAGCGAGACAGCAACAACGACGCTGCAGTGGGCAATGGCCGAGCTGATGCGAAACCCGAGCGTGATGTCCAGGGCGCAAGCTGAGGTCAGGGCAGCCTTCATGGGACAAATGAAGGTATTTGAGGAGGGTCTCGGTGAGCTGAGTTACTTGCAGTGTGTCATCAAGGAGACCCTACGGTTGCACACTCCTGGGCCATTACTGATGCCAAGGGAGTGCCAAGAAAACTGCAAGATACTCGGCTATGACGTGCCCAAGGGGACTACGGTGCTGGTGAATGCTTGGGCTATCTCCAGGGACCCGGAATGCTGGGACGAACCGGAAGCATTCGTGCCGGAGAGATTTATGAGCAGTGTGAGAGATTACAAAGGCAACAACTTCGAGTTCATTCCGTTCGGCGCCGGTCGACGAATCTGCCCCGGGATGCTGTTTGGGATTGCGAATATTGAGCTAGCTCTCGCAAGCCTTCTGTTTTATTTTGACTGGAGTCTTCCCGATGGCATTCTTCCGAGCGAACTGGACATGACAGAAGCCTTCGGAGTAACGGCGCGAAAGAAGGTGGATCTGCTGCTGCGTCCAACTGCACATGTACAGCTTCCCCGCTGA